A region of the Cyanobium usitatum str. Tous genome:
CTTTCGCTGCGGTGAATCGTGACCAATTCAGCCCAACTTGCCAGCGCCGCCTCCACGGCTTGCAGCCAAAGCTGATCCCAGCGGGCGGCAGGCCCGGACGCTGCGGTGGGATCAATCCACACGCACCAACTTTGACGCTTGGGCCAGCCGTGGGGTGTGGGCACCAGCCTCTGGCGGTAATCACCAGCAGCTGCTTCAGCGGCCAAGCCCCTGGCGGGGAAAAGACCCAGAGCAAGCACCAGGCCGCATATCATCCGGAGCATCAGGCAGGCAGGCCGACGCCGCGGGCCATCAAGGTGGCTAGCAAGGGCACCAGGGCAAAGCCTACCAACTCAACATTGAGAATCCAGCCCAGACGGGTGGCTAGGGCCTCGCTCACCTGGGGCAGCTCGCCCTTGCGCAGCGGGATAGCCCAGAGGATGTAGGTGATGGTGGGATAGAGGGACAGGCCGCCCACCCCTAGATAGAGGCCAACCTTCCACCAGAACAGGGGGTTCTCCGTATAAAACTCGCTTCCCTGGCCGAAGTAAAGAACCCGCAGAATCCCGCTCACCAGCAGGGCAAGGGCTGCCAGGCCATACACCACATCGGTGATCACCATCAAGGTGGCATCGGCCTTGTTTGGATTTGGCTTGATCAAGCGCCGCTCCAGCACTAAGGCCCCGAAACAGAGCATGAAGCTCACGTAGTGCACGTAGGCCACCCCAGCGCGGGAGAGCACTTCAGGGGGGATGGCAGCCAAGCCAGGCATTTGTAGTAGGCAGATGCTGGCAACCGTAACCGGCGGATCAGCTGGCCTGCTGCTTGCTCAAAAGTGAGCTGGAATCAGCAGCCATTTTGAAAGTCGCAAGCTTTTCGGGGAGACCGTTTGCGCTTGCCCAGATGTTGCTGTTGCATCTGCCCCCAGGCGGAAGTGGATGATTTGGTGGGCTGCGAACAACGCAGCCTCACCGTGAGCTGGGCAAACTGCGGAAAACCGGCATCGATAGCGGCTTGGTGGCAGCCGATTAGCTGTCGCTTGCTCCTTGAATGAGCAGGTTGGCTGCCGTGCTGCCCGTGACCGAGTTCGTAGACCCGACCTCAGGGGATGCTCCCGTAGTTGATGCCCAGGTGCTGGAGAGCACCGAGGTGAATGAGGTGGTGTTGCTCAAGTTGTTGCGCCGGGCAGGCCGCACCCTGGCCAGACCGGCCCTGGAATGTCTGGAGCTGCTGCTAGACCCCCAGACGCCTGCACCAGCCAAACTCACTGTGCTGGCTGCGCTCACCTACCTGCTGGTGCCCCTAGATCTGATTCCAGATTTCATTCCGGCG
Encoded here:
- a CDS encoding DUF2214 family protein codes for the protein MAAIPPEVLSRAGVAYVHYVSFMLCFGALVLERRLIKPNPNKADATLMVITDVVYGLAALALLVSGILRVLYFGQGSEFYTENPLFWWKVGLYLGVGGLSLYPTITYILWAIPLRKGELPQVSEALATRLGWILNVELVGFALVPLLATLMARGVGLPA
- a CDS encoding YkvA family protein, which gives rise to MSRLAAVLPVTEFVDPTSGDAPVVDAQVLESTEVNEVVLLKLLRRAGRTLARPALECLELLLDPQTPAPAKLTVLAALTYLLVPLDLIPDFIPAAGFSDDLVAVTALLGLCSRHRTPAVQLRAQRRLDQWFPLNR